A window from Vulpes vulpes isolate BD-2025 chromosome 9, VulVul3, whole genome shotgun sequence encodes these proteins:
- the LOC112925451 gene encoding UDP-glucuronosyltransferase 1A9-like, with protein MDPVEGKCNYGENISSGLNKCVVEFGRQTKRFLQPTKGLEVEKPVAMPGFLEALVNTVPLSMRKLVTDSITPAQNPSSCIALGCSFPMAATILTGFPLLCVCLLLTSGFAEAGKLLVVPMDGSHWFTMRLVVEQLIQRGHELVLIIPEVSWQLGKSSNFTVKTYSTTYNLEELNQMFKTFSYSQWKTRQQSSLFWVLSPLKDSLQHHFLHCENLFSDPKLVEYIKESSFDAVFLDPLDVCGLIVAKYFSLLSVGFTRRLYCHYLEEATQCPSSPSYVPRPFFMLSDATSFRERVRNHIFHLEEHLFCHYFLKTPLKVASEILQKAVTPYDLYSHTSIWLLRADFVLDYPKPVMPNMVFIGGINCQEGKPLPKVSYLFFA; from the exons ATGGATCCTGTAGAAGGAAAGTGCAACTATGGAGAAAATATATCTTCTGGCCTCAACAAGTGTGTGGTAGAGTTTGGGAGACAGACAAAGAGATTCCTGCAG CCCACAAAGGGTTTGGAAGTGGAAAAACCGGTGGCAATGCCAGGCTTTTTAGAGGCTCTTGTGAATACAGTTCCATTGTCCATGAGGAAGCTAGTG ACTGACTCTATTACACCAGCTCAGAACCCAAGCAGCTGCATTGCCCTGGGCTGCAGTTTTCCAATGGCTGCCACAATTTTGACCGGCTTtcctctgttgtgtgtgtgtcttctgcTGACATCTGGCTTTGCTGAGGCAGGCAAGCTGCTGGTAGTACCCATGGATGGGAGCCACTGGTTTACCATGCGTTTGGTTGTGGAGCAACTCATCCAAAGAGGGCATGAGTTGGTTTTAATCATACCAGAGGTGAGTTGGCAACTGGGAAAATCCTCCAATTTTACGGTGAAGACTTATTCCACAACTTACAATCTGGAGGAGTTGAATCAGATGTTCAAGACTTTCTCTTATTCTCAGTGGAAAACTCGGCAGCAAAGCTCACTTTTTTGGGTCTTAAGTCCATTAAAAGACAGTCTTCAACACCATTTTTTACATTGTGAGAATTTGTTTAGTGATCCAAAATTAGTAGAATACATAAAGGAGAGTTCTTTTGATgcagtgtttctggatcctttggatgTGTGTGGCTTAAttgtagccaagtatttttcacTCCTATCTGTGGGCTTCACAAGAAGATTGTATTGCCATTATCTTGAAGAAGCCACACAGTGCCCCAGTTCTCCTTCTTATGTTCCTAGACCTTTCTTCATGTTGTCAGATGCCACgagtttcagagagagagtgaggaatcATATTTTCCACCTGGAGGAACATTTATTTtgccactattttttaaaaactcctttgaAAGTTGCATCTGAGATTCTCCAAAAGGCTGTCACACCTTATGATCTCTATAGCCATACGTCAATTTGGTTGTTAAGAGCTGACTTTGTTTTGGACTATCCTAAACCTGTGATGCCCAACATGGTCTTCATTGGAGGCATCAACTGCCAGGAGGGAAAGCCATTGCCAAAGGTAAGTTACCTCTTTTTTGCCTAG